A single window of Narcine bancroftii isolate sNarBan1 chromosome 1, sNarBan1.hap1, whole genome shotgun sequence DNA harbors:
- the LOC138764598 gene encoding uncharacterized protein isoform X1: MYSVPSIQGSAHIKAPLQPFEPACCCFSHVHIDIVGPLPISRGACYPLTMDDPITIWPEGVVLPEISMETYARALLNTWVAHFWVPEHLTSDRRAQFISSLWTTSANAVRTQLHHTTAYHLQANGLVERFHRHLKTALMARLTRLNWAHELPWVVLGICTAPKEDLEAFSAELIYPTLLVILDEFVAASEDLRELLAATLSQLHECLGSLAPVRPRALVQASTFVLKNFPDSLPFCPTSGPPTTPSLALCTAIPHHQTQWLHLNLGHWRQGGDLHA; the protein is encoded by the coding sequence ATGTATTCAGTGCCAAGCATCCAAGGTTCAGCACACATTAAAGCCCCTCTGCAGCCTTTCGAACCAGCATGCTGCTGTTTCAGCCACGTGCACATCGATATTGTGGGGCCGCTTCCGATATCCAGAGGTGCATGTTATCCATTGACCATGGATGACCCGATAACTATATGGCCAGAGGGAGTGGTGCTACCTGAAATTTCTATGGAGACATATGCACGGGCATTACTGAACACCTGGGTGGCACATTTTTGGGTCCCTGAACACTTAACATCTGACAGGAGGGCCCAATTCATTTCCAGCCTGTGGACCACCTCAGCAAATGCTGTCAGgactcaactccaccacaccacagcataccatctGCAGGCCAACGGGCTGGTggaaaggttccacaggcatctgaagacagctctgatggcccgcctcaccagaTTGAACTGGGCACATGAACTCCCTTGGGTCGTGCTAGGCATCTGCACTGCCCCAAAAGAGGATCTCGAGGCATTCTCTGCCGAGTTGATCTATCCCACGCTCTTAGTCATCCTGGATGAATTTGTGGCAGCTTctgaggacttgagggagctccTGGCAGCTACATTGTCTCAACTGCATGAGTGCCTGGGCTCACTAGCCCCAGTTAGGCCCAGAGCTCTTGTGCAAGCCAGTACCTTTGTCCTAAAAAACTTTCCAGACTCACTACCTTTTTGTCCGACATCAGGCCCACCAACCACCCCTTCACTGGCCTTGTGTACGGCCATACCGCATCATCAGACACAATGGCTCCACCTGAAtcttggacattggcggcagggagGAGACCTTCATGCTTGA